Below is a window of Vibrio sp. SS-MA-C1-2 DNA.
ATGTTAAACCAAGAATGCTAGCTGATGCATTAGGTAATTTAGGTACACGTTCTCCATTGAAAAATGGTATCACCATCAAACCATTTGCACCAATAGGTGAGTTCTGAATAGCATCGGTTAATTGTTCTATATCCGCATTTAAAGTATCCAGCATTAACGTTGTCGCTGATGTTGCATTCATAGTGCAAATTAATGGTAGCCAACCATCCGTAGAGGAACAAAATGCAGCGATACCTGTAGATTCATCTTGAACATTAAACGGTTTTGAACTGAAACAATAAATAGTTCCTGATGTGCCTAGACTGACAGTGCTGACGCCATCGGTTATATTACCAGTTCCGATAGCTCCCATCATATTATCCCCACCACCGGCAGAAACAATCACTTTGGTATTAAGCCCTAACTCTTTGGTTAACTCACTTCGAATCTTTCCTAAGCTAGCTAAAGATGAAATAATCTTAGGGAAATGTGTATCTATATCTAATTCAGGTGCAATGATATTAATAATATGTTGGCTATAATTTCTTTCTTGTATATTGAAATAACCAGTACCTGATGCATCCCCAGGTTCAGTACAAAATATTCCAGTTAGCCAATAATTAATATAATCATGAGGTAGCATAATCTTATTAATTTTTGCATAAACATCAGGCTTATTTTTTCTTATCCATAATAACTTTGAGGCAGTATAGCCAACTTGCAAATCTAACCCGACCTCTTGAATATATTTATCCGCCCCACCAATGGCTTGGATGATGTCATCACATTCAGTTTGGGTCTCAGTATCGCACCAAAGTTTTGCAGGATAGAGCACTTGATCATCACTGTTTAAAAGTACTAAACCATGTTGCTGACCAGAAACACCTATCGCTTTAATTTCCTTCGGATCAATACCACTAGTTTCTAATGCAGAGAAATATGCTTTTTTTATTCCATTAATCCAATCTGATGGGTTCTGCTCTCTCTTCCCCGTACTTGATTGTTTTAATGGATATGTCTCATATCCTGTAGCTATAATTTTTTTTGTTTTTGAATCACAAATAACAACTTTGCTACCTTGTGTACCACAATCGATTCCAATATACATAATATCTCCAAGGGCCCTAGTCATTAGAGCCCTTTATTTATCATTATCTAGGGCTTTGGTCTTCTGGGTACATTTTAACTTCAACAGCGGTTAGTGTGTCA
It encodes the following:
- the xylB gene encoding xylulokinase, yielding MYIGIDCGTQGSKVVICDSKTKKIIATGYETYPLKQSSTGKREQNPSDWINGIKKAYFSALETSGIDPKEIKAIGVSGQQHGLVLLNSDDQVLYPAKLWCDTETQTECDDIIQAIGGADKYIQEVGLDLQVGYTASKLLWIRKNKPDVYAKINKIMLPHDYINYWLTGIFCTEPGDASGTGYFNIQERNYSQHIINIIAPELDIDTHFPKIISSLASLGKIRSELTKELGLNTKVIVSAGGGDNMMGAIGTGNITDGVSTVSLGTSGTIYCFSSKPFNVQDESTGIAAFCSSTDGWLPLICTMNATSATTLMLDTLNADIEQLTDAIQNSPIGANGLMVIPFFNGERVPKLPNASASILGLTSTNFTQQNLLKATVEGVSMTLRYGIELLKKSGLELNQIRLIGGGAKNPLWRQVIADITNIEVICPVEEEAAALGAAIQAMYAYNPEINLETLCDDWVTLNESTKVKPILEHVEKYSIVYEKYQECFFNG